From the Spiroplasma alleghenense genome, one window contains:
- the murQ gene encoding N-acetylmuramic acid 6-phosphate etherase — MKEVNLQKILTESVNENTHDLDLKSTTEILNLINSEDDKIAKAVKQVIPAIAKVIDQIYLKFQNNGRLIYLGAGSSGRIGVLDASEMLPTYGVEDKFFGYIAGGDLALRIPIEGAEDSEDLAIEDLKKINLTKDDTVLGIGASGRTPYVIGALKYAKEIGAFGVGLCMTSNSAFQNYGDAVIEVLSGPEVVTGSTRMKSGTATKMVLNMISTTLMIKSGKVYDNLMIDVKATNEKLVARCIKIVNELTNTNDNEKTLTALQAADMDCKFAAIMIKNNINYHAAQELFLKNNYKLRGLI; from the coding sequence ATGAAAGAAGTAAATTTACAAAAAATTTTAACTGAATCAGTTAATGAAAATACTCATGACCTTGATTTAAAAAGTACCACAGAAATCTTAAATCTTATTAATAGTGAAGATGACAAGATTGCCAAAGCTGTTAAGCAGGTAATTCCTGCTATTGCAAAAGTAATTGATCAGATTTATCTAAAGTTTCAAAATAATGGTCGCTTAATTTATTTGGGAGCTGGATCTTCGGGAAGAATCGGAGTTTTAGATGCCAGTGAGATGCTACCAACCTATGGGGTTGAAGATAAGTTTTTCGGTTATATTGCTGGGGGAGATTTAGCTTTGCGAATTCCTATTGAAGGTGCTGAGGATTCTGAAGATTTAGCGATTGAAGATTTAAAAAAAATTAATTTAACCAAAGATGACACAGTTCTAGGAATTGGAGCTTCGGGGCGAACTCCTTATGTAATCGGAGCTTTAAAATATGCCAAAGAAATTGGAGCCTTTGGGGTTGGATTATGTATGACTAGTAATTCTGCTTTTCAAAATTATGGGGATGCAGTAATTGAAGTATTATCAGGACCTGAAGTTGTTACTGGAAGCACAAGAATGAAATCAGGAACTGCTACAAAAATGGTTTTAAATATGATTTCAACAACTCTAATGATTAAAAGCGGTAAAGTTTATGACAACTTAATGATAGATGTTAAGGCTACTAATGAAAAATTGGTTGCCCGTTGCATAAAGATTGTTAATGAGCTAACCAATACCAATGATAACGAAAAAACTTTAACAGCTCTTCAAGCTGCTGATATGGATTGCAAATTTGCAGCCATAATGATTAAAAACAACATTAACTACCATGCTGCTCAAGAATTATTCTTGAAAAATAACTATAAACTTCGAGGTTTAATTTAA
- a CDS encoding PTS transporter subunit EIIC: MKNAKNVAKQICDIIGKDNINSFTNCMTRLRVKVKNKEQVNLDVLKTTPGVLGVVVADDQLQIILGPGFVNKVAVEFGKLVEIVSQAVVEENLDQANFEIKSAEQAGQENKGKYRNKNKVQNFLSKISKVFTPLIPAFIGAGILSGIAGIMLSQVPMLADKTGPNWVGYETLKSWWQVMSLSLTVLTNVFIIAVGWRIGEEWGGSPGISALMAAMYCSFVGPTIIGIFIDQGDSYNFLGMLINKDNIESNWFTVGFVNYTTAGVPILGAAHAGLIGAMIAAGVTVNIEKVFRRFMPGAIDTILTPILVIFIMVLVNFLLIIPLAGYLFTAISWLFINIYQNPFGAAFLAGIFLIALTFGVHQGFLPVYFALIQETGVNGLFPIMCMGGTSMVGVSIGLWLMAKKGSVLRKQITGAIIPGFLGIGEPLLYGICLPRVRPFVVACITAAFGGFYMGAMSFWAGINVGMNAATGPGGLTAAIMMTTIDGNIVAGILTYLSGLLLTYMLGATFCWFSYSKIALNGSTKMKTIFKKDSEISLGKKIGYGFAFATIIGIFVSWIVWYVKTPIEARKQLASLQLK; the protein is encoded by the coding sequence ATGAAAAATGCTAAAAATGTTGCTAAGCAAATTTGTGACATCATTGGCAAAGACAACATAAATTCATTTACCAATTGTATGACTAGACTTCGTGTTAAAGTCAAAAACAAAGAGCAAGTAAATTTAGATGTTTTAAAAACCACTCCTGGAGTATTAGGGGTTGTTGTAGCAGATGATCAATTGCAAATTATTTTAGGACCAGGCTTTGTTAACAAAGTGGCGGTTGAATTTGGTAAGCTTGTAGAAATAGTTTCTCAAGCAGTGGTTGAAGAAAACTTAGATCAAGCCAACTTTGAAATCAAATCAGCTGAACAAGCTGGTCAAGAAAATAAAGGTAAGTATCGTAACAAAAACAAAGTACAAAACTTTTTAAGTAAAATATCAAAAGTATTTACGCCGTTAATTCCCGCCTTTATTGGAGCTGGAATTCTTTCAGGGATTGCTGGAATTATGTTATCACAAGTTCCAATGCTAGCTGATAAGACCGGTCCCAATTGAGTAGGTTATGAAACTTTGAAATCTTGATGACAAGTAATGAGTTTGTCATTAACAGTTTTAACTAACGTGTTTATTATTGCAGTTGGTTGAAGAATTGGAGAAGAATGAGGAGGCAGCCCAGGAATTTCCGCTTTAATGGCTGCAATGTATTGTTCATTTGTTGGACCAACTATTATTGGAATCTTTATTGATCAAGGTGATAGTTATAACTTCTTGGGAATGTTAATTAACAAAGACAATATTGAATCAAATTGATTTACCGTTGGATTTGTTAACTACACCACAGCAGGAGTTCCGATTTTAGGTGCAGCTCATGCTGGATTAATTGGAGCCATGATTGCTGCTGGGGTGACTGTAAACATTGAAAAAGTTTTCCGTCGCTTTATGCCAGGAGCTATTGATACAATCTTAACTCCAATCTTAGTAATCTTTATTATGGTATTAGTAAACTTCTTACTAATTATTCCACTAGCAGGATACTTATTCACTGCAATATCGTGATTATTTATTAACATTTACCAAAACCCATTTGGAGCCGCTTTCTTAGCTGGTATCTTCTTAATTGCCTTAACATTTGGAGTACACCAAGGTTTCTTACCAGTTTACTTTGCATTAATTCAAGAAACTGGGGTTAATGGTTTATTCCCAATTATGTGTATGGGGGGAACCTCAATGGTTGGGGTCAGCATTGGTTTATGACTAATGGCTAAAAAAGGTTCAGTATTAAGAAAACAAATAACCGGAGCAATCATTCCTGGATTCTTAGGAATTGGTGAGCCGTTACTTTATGGAATCTGTTTACCAAGAGTAAGACCATTTGTAGTAGCTTGTATTACTGCTGCATTTGGAGGATTCTACATGGGGGCGATGAGCTTTTGAGCTGGAATAAATGTGGGAATGAATGCTGCTACAGGTCCAGGAGGATTAACAGCAGCCATCATGATGACCACAATTGATGGAAATATCGTTGCTGGGATATTAACTTATCTATCAGGATTGTTATTAACCTATATGCTTGGGGCAACATTTTGCTGGTTTAGTTACTCAAAAATAGCTTTAAATGGCTCAACTAAAATGAAAACTATTTTCAAAAAAGATAGTGAAATTAGTTTAGGTAAAAAAATTGGTTATGGTTTTGCATTTGCAACAATAATCGGAATCTTTGTTTCATGAATTGTGTGATATGTTAAAACCCCAATCGAAGCTCGTAAACAATTGGCGAGTTTACAATTAAAATAG
- a CDS encoding MurR/RpiR family transcriptional regulator, producing MKKSAYSFLTNNRGKSDLLEYICKKLEAKQDLEINDISKNCYMSKASITRYFQEHGFEGFREFRVLLQNESKALFEQKPDGDFETEFVFDVVRQTFNLNSSEEFEKVYSLLQKANRIIISSVGGNNSVAMELKTRLERLGFASEFNPDYHGAFISINNTQPGDILFAFSYSGITDEVIKHAKAAKLHGCQVIAFTRDEKSALFDLADVILKLDDSENTLRLVGLKSKVSMFYLVIKLFTFIYNSDPEKFSKILFNNIYAK from the coding sequence TTGAAAAAATCAGCTTATTCCTTTCTAACAAACAATCGTGGTAAATCAGATTTGTTAGAATATATTTGCAAGAAACTAGAGGCAAAACAAGATCTAGAAATAAATGATATTTCCAAAAATTGTTACATGTCAAAAGCATCGATTACTCGCTATTTTCAAGAACATGGATTTGAAGGATTTAGAGAATTTAGAGTTTTGCTACAAAATGAAAGTAAAGCATTATTTGAGCAAAAACCCGATGGAGACTTTGAAACTGAATTTGTTTTTGACGTTGTTCGACAAACCTTTAATTTAAATTCAAGTGAAGAATTTGAAAAGGTTTATTCGTTATTGCAAAAGGCAAATCGAATTATTATTTCCTCGGTTGGGGGAAACAACTCTGTGGCCATGGAATTAAAAACTCGTCTAGAACGATTGGGATTTGCTTCAGAATTTAATCCCGACTATCACGGTGCTTTTATTAGCATTAACAATACCCAGCCTGGAGATATTTTGTTTGCGTTTTCTTATTCAGGAATTACAGATGAGGTAATTAAGCACGCCAAGGCCGCTAAGTTGCATGGTTGTCAAGTTATCGCATTTACTCGAGATGAAAAAAGTGCTTTATTTGATTTAGCTGATGTTATTTTGAAATTAGATGATTCAGAAAACACTTTAAGATTAGTGGGATTAAAATCAAAAGTTTCGATGTTTTATTTGGTAATTAAATTATTTACATTTATTTATAATTCAGATCCTGAAAAATTCAGTAAGATTTTATTCAATAATATTTATGCCAAGTAA